One genomic segment of Trichocoleus sp. includes these proteins:
- a CDS encoding DUF2470 domain-containing protein has protein sequence MSDAFSPAISDRICAHMNDDHADAIALYAQAFGGIAEATTARMLKIDAEGMDLVVQANQAEMPVRIIFDHTLQDAEDAHHTLIDMVKQARQQRSH, from the coding sequence ATGTCTGACGCTTTCTCTCCTGCCATTAGCGATCGAATCTGCGCTCATATGAATGATGATCATGCAGATGCTATTGCCCTCTACGCTCAAGCATTTGGTGGCATTGCTGAAGCCACGACTGCCCGCATGCTAAAAATTGACGCAGAAGGGATGGATTTGGTGGTTCAAGCAAACCAGGCTGAAATGCCCGTACGCATTATTTTTGACCACACCCTCCAAGATGCTGAAGATGCTCACCACACCCTGATTGACATGGTGAAACAGGCAAGACAGCAGCGTAGCCACTAA